In Halobaculum limi, one DNA window encodes the following:
- the thrC gene encoding threonine synthase, with protein sequence MSLALDAPTQEAPTVADDGVWLECIACGAQFAPFDDVRFTCDDCDGLLEVRYADPPTFDDFAGEGVWRYSAALPFEEGVSLPEGHTPLHEVPRLREDIGVNRLRIKHEGMNPTGSFKDRGMTVGVRVAKELGVGRLACASTGNTSAALAAYGARGGMETLVLLPAGKVAAGKVAQASLHDARILEVDGNFDDCLDIVQDLANRGEVYLLNSLNPFRLEGQKTIGFEILEEFRDDYGRFPDRIVLPVGNAGNTSALFKAFRELVAAGAMDPDDVPALTGVQAAGAAPMVEAIEEGNDEVRRWDSVETRATAIRIGNPVNAPKALPGIRQTGGTAVAVDDDAITEAQRDLAREGVGVEPASAASVAGLRKLREQGVVDADEDVVCLTTGHLLKDPDAAYEAGGDPEPVANSTDAVLKHIGAE encoded by the coding sequence ATGAGCCTCGCCCTCGATGCGCCCACGCAGGAGGCACCCACCGTCGCCGACGACGGCGTCTGGCTGGAGTGTATCGCCTGCGGCGCGCAGTTCGCGCCGTTCGACGACGTTCGATTCACCTGTGACGACTGCGACGGACTGCTGGAAGTCCGCTACGCCGACCCGCCCACGTTCGACGACTTCGCCGGCGAAGGAGTCTGGCGGTACTCGGCCGCCCTCCCGTTCGAGGAGGGCGTTTCGCTTCCCGAGGGGCACACGCCGCTCCACGAGGTGCCGCGCCTCCGCGAGGACATCGGCGTCAATCGTCTCCGGATCAAACACGAGGGGATGAACCCGACGGGGTCGTTCAAGGATCGCGGAATGACCGTCGGCGTCCGCGTCGCGAAGGAACTCGGCGTCGGCCGCCTCGCGTGCGCCTCGACGGGCAACACCTCTGCCGCCCTCGCCGCCTACGGCGCACGCGGCGGGATGGAGACGCTCGTCCTCCTCCCCGCCGGGAAAGTCGCCGCCGGGAAGGTCGCACAGGCGAGCCTCCACGACGCCCGGATTCTGGAGGTCGACGGCAACTTCGACGACTGCCTCGACATCGTGCAGGATCTGGCCAACCGCGGCGAGGTGTACCTCCTCAACTCCCTCAATCCGTTCCGCTTGGAGGGGCAGAAGACCATCGGCTTCGAGATTCTCGAGGAGTTCCGTGACGACTACGGCCGCTTCCCCGACCGCATCGTCCTGCCCGTCGGCAACGCGGGCAACACCTCCGCGCTGTTCAAGGCGTTCCGCGAACTCGTCGCCGCCGGCGCGATGGACCCCGACGACGTGCCCGCGCTGACCGGCGTGCAGGCCGCCGGTGCCGCACCGATGGTCGAGGCAATCGAGGAGGGCAACGACGAAGTACGACGCTGGGACTCAGTCGAGACGCGCGCGACCGCCATCCGCATCGGCAACCCAGTGAACGCGCCGAAGGCGCTCCCGGGCATCCGCCAGACCGGCGGCACCGCCGTCGCCGTCGACGACGACGCCATCACCGAGGCGCAACGCGACCTGGCACGCGAGGGCGTCGGCGTCGAACCCGCCTCCGCGGCGTCGGTCGCCGGTCTGCGGAAACTGCGCGAACAGGGCGTCGTCGACGCCGACGAGGACGTGGTGTGTCTCACGACCGGCCACCTGCTGAAAGACCCCGACGCCGCCTACGAGGCCGGCGGCGACCCCGAGCCCGTGGCGAACTCGACGGATGCGGTGCTGAAGCACATCGGCGCAGAGTGA
- a CDS encoding helix-turn-helix domain-containing protein — protein sequence MSDTPDMEDLIDSQDPSFGHVMACVFGIQEHESRTYLRLLENPGSTVEELADVLDRDRSNVNRSLTTLLEKGLAARERRLLDPGGYVYQYTATPLPEAKELLHESLDEWAETVHGVIEEFGDEE from the coding sequence ATGAGCGACACGCCGGATATGGAGGACCTCATCGACTCGCAGGACCCCAGTTTCGGGCACGTGATGGCGTGCGTCTTCGGCATCCAAGAACACGAGAGCCGGACGTATCTCCGTCTACTGGAGAACCCCGGCAGCACCGTGGAAGAACTCGCAGACGTCCTCGACCGCGACCGCTCGAACGTGAATCGGTCGCTGACGACGCTGTTGGAGAAGGGACTCGCAGCGCGCGAGCGCCGCCTGCTCGACCCCGGCGGCTACGTGTATCAGTACACGGCGACGCCGTTACCGGAGGCGAAGGAACTCCTCCACGAGTCGCTCGATGAGTGGGCCGAGACGGTCCACGGCGTCATCGAGGAGTTCGGCGACGAGGAGTAG
- the serB gene encoding phosphoserine phosphatase SerB encodes MTRLVAFDFDGTLSDSEMTVLLGERCGVADEMADITERAMNDELSYAESLRKRASLLEHLETEEAEVAFDQVELREGAAGVIERLRDRGHYVAIFTGGFERGVASALDRAGVEVDEIVANRLPVKGGRLTGEVEGPLIEGTKDEQLERVAGERDTPMTRTVAVGDGANDLPMLEVAGLAVGYEPKPAVEPACDVVVESMFELADLFENEGILVPDVQHER; translated from the coding sequence ATGACACGACTCGTTGCGTTCGACTTCGACGGGACGCTCTCGGACTCGGAGATGACGGTCTTGCTCGGCGAGCGATGTGGCGTCGCCGACGAGATGGCCGATATCACCGAGCGAGCGATGAACGACGAACTCAGTTACGCCGAGAGCCTGCGCAAGCGGGCGAGCCTCCTCGAACATCTCGAAACGGAGGAGGCGGAGGTGGCGTTCGATCAGGTAGAACTACGCGAGGGCGCGGCGGGCGTCATCGAGCGTCTGCGCGACCGCGGTCACTACGTCGCCATCTTCACCGGCGGCTTCGAACGCGGCGTCGCGAGCGCTCTCGACCGCGCGGGCGTCGAAGTGGACGAGATCGTCGCCAACCGCCTGCCCGTCAAGGGTGGTCGCCTCACGGGCGAGGTGGAGGGACCGCTCATCGAGGGGACGAAAGACGAACAGTTGGAGCGCGTCGCGGGCGAACGGGACACCCCGATGACGCGGACCGTCGCCGTCGGCGACGGCGCGAACGACCTCCCGATGCTGGAGGTGGCGGGCCTCGCCGTCGGCTACGAGCCGAAACCGGCGGTCGAACCCGCGTGTGACGTGGTCGTGGAGTCGATGTTCGAACTCGCGGACCTGTTCGAGAACGAGGGCATCCTCGTGCCGGACGTACAGCACGAACGGTAA
- a CDS encoding cupin domain-containing protein, with amino-acid sequence MGYHVVTPDELESVPDRPCDLRRVSEAAGFEEMAANWFRAEPGEDIPLAYHYHDDQEELFYVVEGTLHVETPEGTFEVPEGSLFAVEPDSPQRAHNPEDADGAVTTLAVGAPAVDDVHAYDPEA; translated from the coding sequence ATGGGATACCACGTCGTGACCCCCGACGAGTTAGAGTCGGTGCCGGACCGCCCGTGTGACCTGCGGCGCGTCAGCGAGGCCGCGGGCTTCGAGGAGATGGCGGCCAACTGGTTCCGCGCGGAACCGGGTGAGGATATCCCGTTGGCGTACCACTACCACGACGACCAGGAAGAACTGTTCTACGTCGTCGAGGGAACGCTACACGTTGAGACGCCCGAGGGCACGTTCGAGGTGCCGGAGGGCTCGCTGTTCGCGGTCGAACCCGACAGCCCCCAGCGCGCACACAACCCCGAGGATGCCGACGGCGCGGTGACGACGCTCGCTGTCGGTGCACCCGCCGTCGACGACGTGCACGCGTACGACCCGGAGGCGTGA
- the serA gene encoding phosphoglycerate dehydrogenase has product MKVLVTDPIADAGIETLRDAGHEVVTGYDLEGDALLEAVADANALVVRSGTEVTAEVFEAAPELVIVGRAGIGVDNIDIEAATDHGVVVANAPEGNVRAAAEHTVAMTFAAARSIPQAHGRLKDGEWAKGDYLGREVNNKTLGIVGLGRVGQEVAKRLDSLGMDLVVYDPYINEERAAQFGAELVDDLDDCLARADFVTIHTPLLPETEGMIGTEELETMGDAYLINCARGGIVDEAALAEAVENGPVPGAALDVFAEEPLPADSPLLDVDEVITTPHLGASTEAAQENVAVDTAKQVLAAFEDDPVVNALNAPSVDESAFPRIEPYLDVAETAGKIAAQLLGERISGVEVHYEGDIAAEKVDLVTASALKGVFSPLEYEVNAVNAPQLAKDRGIEVTESKTRQAEDFQSLVTVTVKDGDTEMSVCGTLFAGDDPRIVRIDGYRVDARPYGQMLVARNRDEPGVIGLIGSVLGDTDVNIAGMFNGRETIGGEALTVYNLDDPVPDEAVDRLLDDSRIISVTRIVLDDAENGR; this is encoded by the coding sequence ATGAAGGTACTCGTCACGGACCCCATCGCAGACGCGGGGATCGAAACGCTGCGAGACGCCGGCCACGAGGTCGTCACGGGCTACGATCTGGAGGGCGACGCCCTGCTGGAGGCGGTCGCGGACGCGAACGCGCTCGTCGTCCGGTCGGGGACGGAGGTGACCGCCGAGGTGTTCGAGGCGGCCCCCGAACTGGTCATCGTCGGCCGCGCCGGCATCGGCGTCGACAACATCGACATTGAGGCGGCGACCGACCACGGCGTCGTCGTCGCCAACGCACCCGAGGGGAACGTCCGCGCGGCCGCCGAACACACCGTCGCGATGACGTTCGCCGCTGCCCGCTCCATCCCACAGGCGCACGGCCGCCTGAAGGACGGCGAGTGGGCGAAGGGCGACTACCTCGGGCGCGAGGTGAACAACAAGACGCTCGGCATCGTCGGCCTGGGGCGCGTCGGCCAAGAAGTCGCCAAGCGGCTCGACTCGCTGGGGATGGATCTGGTCGTCTACGACCCCTACATCAACGAGGAACGCGCCGCGCAGTTCGGCGCGGAACTCGTCGACGACCTCGACGACTGTCTCGCCCGCGCGGACTTCGTCACCATCCACACGCCGCTGCTCCCCGAGACGGAGGGGATGATCGGCACGGAGGAACTGGAGACGATGGGCGACGCGTACCTTATCAACTGCGCGCGCGGCGGCATCGTCGACGAGGCGGCACTTGCCGAGGCCGTCGAGAACGGCCCGGTCCCCGGTGCGGCGCTGGACGTGTTCGCGGAGGAACCGCTCCCCGCGGACTCGCCGTTGCTCGACGTCGACGAGGTCATCACGACGCCCCACCTCGGTGCCAGCACCGAGGCGGCCCAAGAGAACGTCGCCGTCGACACCGCGAAACAGGTGCTCGCGGCGTTCGAGGACGACCCCGTGGTCAATGCCCTGAACGCTCCCTCGGTCGACGAGTCGGCGTTCCCGCGCATCGAACCGTACCTCGACGTGGCAGAGACCGCCGGGAAAATCGCCGCCCAGTTGCTCGGTGAGCGTATCTCCGGCGTCGAAGTCCACTACGAGGGCGACATCGCCGCCGAGAAGGTCGACCTGGTCACCGCCAGCGCACTCAAAGGCGTGTTCTCGCCGCTGGAGTACGAGGTGAACGCGGTCAACGCCCCGCAACTGGCGAAAGACCGCGGCATCGAGGTGACCGAGAGCAAGACCCGGCAGGCCGAAGACTTCCAGAGTCTGGTCACGGTGACGGTGAAAGACGGCGACACGGAGATGTCCGTCTGCGGAACGCTGTTCGCGGGCGACGACCCGCGTATCGTCCGCATCGACGGCTACCGCGTCGACGCCCGCCCGTACGGGCAGATGCTCGTCGCTCGTAACCGCGACGAACCCGGCGTCATCGGCCTCATCGGGAGCGTCCTCGGCGACACCGACGTGAACATCGCGGGGATGTTCAACGGCCGCGAGACCATCGGCGGCGAGGCGCTTACCGTCTACAACCTCGACGACCCGGTCCCCGACGAGGCGGTCGACCGACTCCTCGACGACTCACGGATCATCTCGGTCACTCGGATCGTTCTCGACGACGCCGAAAACGGCCGCTGA
- a CDS encoding ABC transporter permease: protein MSLEAVARKDFQDAVRSRWLLALTAFFVLLVSAVVYLVRPGQGQTLTTSSLLGSVFIRDALVTTLIPLIALVVSYNAVVGERESGSLKLLLALPHSRADVVFGKVLGRSGAIAVPVSAGFVLPAVVAAIGPLSLQVGTYFGYILLTLLLSSAFVAIAVGFSSAVSSNRLAIGGAVGLYFLFVPLWGAIQFPLRLYLGTGGGPSWLPISGGELLQVLRLVNPTGSFKIVAGEFVGGYLFAAGQAGTEAAGRYALDMEIAAMAMLVAWMLVPPLLGLWRFEAADL, encoded by the coding sequence ATGAGCCTCGAAGCCGTCGCCCGCAAGGATTTCCAGGACGCCGTCCGCTCGCGGTGGCTGCTGGCGCTGACGGCGTTTTTCGTCCTCCTCGTCTCGGCCGTCGTCTACCTCGTCCGCCCCGGACAGGGGCAGACGCTGACGACGAGTTCGCTCCTCGGGTCGGTGTTCATCCGCGACGCCCTCGTCACGACACTCATCCCGCTCATCGCGTTGGTCGTCTCGTACAACGCGGTCGTCGGCGAGCGTGAATCGGGATCGCTGAAACTCCTGCTCGCGCTACCACACTCCCGCGCCGACGTGGTGTTCGGGAAAGTGCTCGGCCGGTCGGGCGCTATCGCGGTGCCGGTGTCTGCGGGGTTCGTCCTCCCGGCCGTCGTCGCCGCCATCGGCCCGCTATCGCTACAGGTGGGGACGTACTTCGGGTACATCCTGCTGACGCTGCTGCTGTCGTCGGCGTTCGTCGCAATCGCCGTCGGCTTCTCGTCGGCGGTGTCGTCGAACCGCCTCGCCATCGGCGGTGCGGTCGGCCTGTACTTCCTGTTCGTTCCGCTGTGGGGGGCAATCCAGTTCCCGCTTCGCCTGTATCTCGGCACGGGCGGCGGCCCAAGTTGGCTCCCCATCTCGGGCGGGGAACTGCTCCAAGTGCTCCGCTTGGTCAACCCGACTGGCTCGTTCAAGATCGTCGCCGGCGAGTTCGTCGGCGGCTACCTCTTCGCCGCGGGACAGGCCGGGACGGAGGCCGCCGGGCGCTACGCGCTCGATATGGAGATCGCCGCGATGGCGATGCTCGTCGCGTGGATGCTCGTCCCGCCGCTGCTGGGGCTGTGGCGGTTCGAGGCGGCCGACCTGTAA
- a CDS encoding DUF5828 family protein — translation MEESISGFKVRGEWGDAVEHGERITRALHEAGAPEGHRDAFEAWDEWRPKAHERLNKDVSEKTAAQASVAEGRGEREGKTPEEDLQTAGEKLSESYERVENGDNDGALDSWRDSIGHVARAADSAGRKAMRKFENTVYQRVMTQLAPYYFDNELVSANIQKSTRGDAGPEFVFEVNVNDDDLKGAVSERLSTYEDDVDRWHVDTPKVVESAEAAEGAEPPPDTVEDGTDGESTPTTN, via the coding sequence ATGGAAGAGAGCATCTCCGGGTTCAAGGTCCGTGGCGAGTGGGGCGACGCCGTCGAACACGGCGAACGCATCACTCGGGCCCTCCACGAAGCCGGCGCTCCGGAGGGCCACCGTGACGCCTTCGAGGCGTGGGACGAGTGGCGACCGAAGGCGCACGAACGACTCAACAAAGACGTCAGCGAGAAGACCGCGGCACAGGCCAGCGTCGCCGAGGGGAGGGGCGAGCGAGAAGGGAAAACACCCGAGGAGGACCTCCAGACCGCGGGTGAGAAACTCTCCGAGTCGTACGAGCGCGTCGAGAACGGCGATAACGACGGCGCGCTCGACTCCTGGCGCGACTCCATCGGCCACGTCGCACGGGCGGCCGACTCCGCGGGACGCAAGGCGATGCGGAAGTTCGAGAACACCGTCTACCAGCGCGTGATGACGCAACTCGCGCCGTACTACTTCGACAACGAACTCGTCTCCGCGAACATCCAGAAGTCGACGCGGGGCGACGCTGGGCCGGAGTTCGTCTTCGAGGTGAACGTCAACGACGACGACCTGAAGGGAGCGGTCTCGGAGCGACTCTCGACGTACGAAGACGACGTCGACCGCTGGCACGTCGACACGCCGAAGGTGGTCGAGTCGGCGGAGGCCGCCGAAGGGGCCGAGCCACCGCCAGACACGGTCGAAGACGGAACAGATGGGGAGTCGACCCCGACGACGAACTGA
- the ligA gene encoding NAD-dependent DNA ligase LigA translates to MSTPAEVDADDLRYADPDNPYLVDPDTEFTPVKDFDADAAADEADLLRAAIREHDHRYYARSDPLIADRTYDALFARLEELEDAFDLAADDSPTRRVGGGTLDELGTVEHAAPMLSIDQSGEAEDVREFDRRVRRELARGGDGESAEVVDDVDYSCEPKFDGLSVEVVYEDGRYVQAATRGDGRTGDDVTEQVRTISSVPERLAGDPPATLAVRGEVFIPRDAFQEHNRERVEEGKEPFANPRNAAAGTLRQLDLDAVADRPLDCFFYDVLGWDADAGGPDHPDTHLAELDALRSFGLHVNDRAELAADIEAAIDYRDRLLAEREDLNYEIDGTVIKVNDRAACERLGTKSRSYRWAFAYKFPARHEVTTVEDIVVQVGRTGRLTPVALLDPVDVGGVTVSRATLHNPDEIASLGVNVGDEVRVKRAGDVIPQVAEVVESHSDTAYEFPGECPVCGSEVERDGPLAFCPNGLACPAQAERAVVHYASRGGLDIEGLGEESVEQLREAGLVETLPDLYRLSDRREELAELEGWGETSAGNLIREIESSTEPELAEFLAALGIHEVGAATARNLARHFGTFDAVRNASESELVEVDDIGETVARTVRDFFETEQNARVIDDLLQYVDPQADETDTGDALDGLTFVFTGSLSTSRSVAQDLVETHGANATSSVSGNTDYLVVGDSPGTSKREDADANDVPELDEAAFAGLLAERGIDWPPEAEE, encoded by the coding sequence ATGAGTACGCCCGCTGAGGTCGACGCAGACGACCTCCGCTACGCCGACCCGGACAACCCGTATCTGGTCGACCCGGACACCGAGTTCACGCCGGTCAAGGACTTCGACGCGGACGCCGCCGCAGACGAGGCCGACCTGCTCCGCGCGGCCATCCGTGAACACGACCACCGCTACTACGCCCGGAGCGACCCGCTCATCGCCGACCGGACGTACGACGCGCTGTTCGCGCGGTTAGAAGAACTGGAGGACGCGTTCGACCTCGCCGCCGACGACTCTCCGACGCGTCGCGTCGGCGGCGGCACCCTCGACGAACTCGGGACGGTCGAACACGCCGCGCCGATGCTCTCTATCGATCAGTCGGGCGAGGCCGAAGACGTCCGCGAGTTCGACCGGCGCGTACGGCGGGAACTCGCCCGAGGTGGAGACGGTGAGTCCGCCGAGGTGGTCGACGATGTCGACTACTCCTGTGAGCCGAAGTTCGACGGCCTCTCGGTGGAAGTCGTCTACGAGGACGGCCGCTACGTGCAGGCGGCCACCCGTGGCGACGGCCGCACGGGCGACGACGTGACCGAGCAAGTGCGCACCATCTCCTCGGTCCCGGAGCGACTCGCCGGCGACCCGCCGGCGACGCTGGCGGTGCGCGGAGAGGTGTTCATCCCACGCGACGCGTTTCAGGAACACAACCGTGAGCGCGTCGAGGAGGGCAAGGAGCCGTTCGCAAACCCCCGCAACGCCGCCGCCGGGACGCTGCGGCAACTCGACCTCGACGCGGTCGCCGACCGACCGCTGGACTGCTTCTTCTACGACGTCCTCGGATGGGACGCGGATGCGGGCGGTCCGGACCACCCCGACACCCACCTCGCGGAACTCGACGCCCTGCGCTCGTTCGGCCTGCACGTCAACGACCGGGCGGAACTGGCCGCCGACATCGAGGCGGCCATCGACTACCGCGACCGCCTGCTGGCCGAGCGTGAGGACCTCAACTACGAGATAGATGGCACCGTGATCAAGGTGAACGACCGTGCGGCCTGCGAGCGATTGGGGACGAAATCCCGCTCGTATCGCTGGGCATTCGCGTACAAGTTCCCCGCCCGCCACGAGGTGACAACGGTGGAGGATATCGTCGTGCAGGTCGGGCGAACGGGCCGGTTGACCCCCGTAGCCCTGCTGGACCCAGTCGACGTGGGCGGCGTCACCGTCTCGCGGGCGACGCTGCACAACCCCGACGAGATAGCCTCACTCGGCGTCAACGTCGGCGACGAGGTGCGGGTGAAGCGCGCGGGCGACGTGATTCCACAGGTCGCCGAGGTGGTCGAATCCCACAGCGACACGGCCTACGAGTTCCCCGGCGAGTGTCCCGTCTGCGGGAGCGAAGTGGAGCGCGACGGCCCCCTCGCGTTCTGCCCGAACGGCCTCGCGTGTCCCGCGCAGGCGGAACGCGCGGTCGTCCACTACGCCAGCCGAGGCGGTCTCGACATCGAAGGACTCGGTGAGGAGTCCGTCGAGCAACTGCGCGAGGCGGGGCTGGTTGAGACGCTCCCGGACCTGTACCGACTGTCCGACCGCCGCGAGGAACTGGCGGAGTTGGAGGGGTGGGGTGAGACGAGTGCAGGCAACCTGATTCGAGAGATTGAATCGAGTACGGAGCCCGAACTGGCCGAGTTCCTCGCCGCACTCGGCATCCACGAGGTCGGCGCGGCGACCGCGCGGAACCTCGCGCGCCACTTCGGCACGTTCGACGCGGTGCGGAACGCCAGCGAGTCCGAACTGGTGGAGGTGGACGACATCGGCGAGACGGTCGCGCGCACCGTCCGCGACTTTTTCGAGACCGAACAGAACGCCCGCGTCATCGACGACCTCCTGCAGTACGTCGACCCACAGGCCGACGAGACCGACACCGGCGACGCCCTCGACGGGCTAACCTTCGTGTTCACGGGGTCGCTCTCTACGTCGAGAAGCGTCGCGCAAGACCTCGTAGAAACGCACGGCGCGAACGCCACGTCGTCCGTCTCCGGCAACACCGACTACCTCGTCGTCGGCGACTCGCCGGGGACGAGCAAGCGCGAGGACGCCGACGCGAACGACGTGCCGGAACTGGACGAGGCGGCGTTCGCGGGGTTGCTGGCCGAGCGCGGTATCGACTGGCCGCCCGAAGCCGAGGAGTGA
- a CDS encoding VOC family protein, translating into MNVRSIDHVNLRIPADGLADARTFYADALGFELEGVDRFEAGEKPFFDVRLAPAHVIHLWPTDEFDSPEATNYDHVALVVEEDVESVKETLAAAGIDVEQELDSPLGATGEAGAVYVRDPFGYRVELKEPVEAT; encoded by the coding sequence GTGAACGTCCGCTCTATCGACCACGTGAACCTCCGTATCCCTGCCGACGGCCTCGCCGACGCCCGCACCTTCTACGCCGACGCACTCGGCTTCGAGTTGGAGGGCGTCGACCGCTTCGAGGCGGGCGAGAAGCCGTTCTTCGACGTCCGACTCGCACCCGCGCACGTCATCCACCTGTGGCCGACCGACGAGTTCGACTCGCCGGAGGCGACGAACTACGACCACGTCGCACTCGTCGTCGAGGAGGACGTCGAATCGGTGAAGGAAACGCTCGCGGCCGCCGGAATCGACGTGGAACAAGAACTCGACAGCCCTCTCGGTGCGACCGGAGAGGCCGGGGCAGTGTACGTCCGCGACCCGTTCGGCTATCGGGTAGAGTTGAAAGAACCGGTCGAGGCGACGTAA
- a CDS encoding ABC transporter ATP-binding protein: MAAIELEGVTKRYGDVTAVRDLDLTVEEGEVFGFLGPNGAGKSTTINMLLDFVRPTSGTVRVLSRDAQAESVEVRRHTGVLPEGYDVYDRLTGRKHIEFAMRSKDVEGDPDAMLERVGIADAADRRAGGYSKGMRQRLVLGMALVGDPDLLVLDEPSSGLDPAGAKEMREIVRGEADRGATVFFSSHVLGQVEAVCDRVGIMREGELVAEDSIQGLREAVGGEAQLVVTVDAASEEDLEAVRALSGVSSAATDGGTVTVSCSDDAKTQVIGALEDAGVTVKDFSTQEASLEDLFLTYAEDGEAGASAHDAVNAEVSE, translated from the coding sequence ATGGCCGCCATCGAGTTGGAGGGCGTCACGAAGCGATACGGCGACGTCACCGCCGTCCGCGACCTCGACTTGACAGTCGAAGAGGGCGAGGTGTTCGGCTTCCTTGGCCCCAACGGCGCGGGCAAGTCGACGACGATCAATATGCTCCTCGACTTCGTCCGTCCGACGAGTGGCACCGTGCGCGTGCTCTCGCGGGACGCACAGGCGGAGTCCGTCGAGGTGCGCCGTCACACGGGTGTCCTTCCCGAGGGGTACGACGTGTACGACCGACTCACCGGCCGCAAGCACATTGAGTTCGCGATGCGGTCGAAGGACGTCGAGGGCGACCCCGACGCGATGTTGGAACGGGTCGGTATCGCCGACGCCGCCGACCGCCGTGCAGGTGGCTACTCGAAGGGGATGCGCCAGCGACTCGTGTTGGGAATGGCGCTCGTGGGCGACCCCGACTTGCTCGTCCTCGACGAACCCTCCTCGGGACTCGACCCCGCCGGCGCGAAAGAGATGCGCGAAATCGTGCGCGGCGAGGCTGACCGCGGCGCGACGGTGTTCTTCTCCAGTCACGTCCTTGGGCAGGTCGAGGCGGTGTGTGACCGCGTCGGCATCATGCGCGAGGGCGAACTCGTCGCCGAAGACTCCATCCAGGGGCTTCGCGAGGCCGTCGGCGGCGAGGCGCAACTCGTCGTCACCGTCGACGCCGCCAGCGAAGAGGACTTGGAGGCTGTCCGAGCACTCTCCGGCGTCTCCTCGGCGGCGACGGACGGTGGCACCGTCACCGTCTCCTGTTCGGACGACGCCAAGACACAGGTCATCGGCGCCCTCGAAGACGCCGGCGTCACGGTGAAAGACTTCTCCACGCAGGAGGCGAGTCTCGAAGACCTGTTCCTCACGTACGCCGAGGACGGCGAGGCGGGAGCGTCCGCCCACGACGCCGTCAACGCCGAGGTGAGCGAATGA